Proteins from one Candidatus Hydrogenedens sp. genomic window:
- a CDS encoding dihydroorotate dehydrogenase-like protein has protein sequence MADLTTNYLGIKLKNPLVVSPSPLCDNIDNIKRMEDRGASAIVLHSLFEEQITLLSHELDSNLSYGTESFAEAITYFPDVGDFRMGPDAYLEHIQKAKQAVSIPIMGSLNGVSKGGWVEYAKKIQDAGADALELNIYFIPTDPNMTSDYVSNMYVDLVKEIRKEVTIPLAVKIGPYFSSLPNVAKRLAEAGANALVFFNRFYQPDFDLDNLEVVPHINLSTSNTLLLRLRWVAILYGRIPIDFAITGGVHTAEDVIKSMMAGAKVAMMTSALLKYGIPHLTTVLKKLEQWLNEHEYDSIEIMQGSMSQKSVTEPTAFERANYMHALTRYTAGS, from the coding sequence ATGGCAGATTTAACAACGAATTATCTCGGAATTAAATTGAAAAACCCTCTCGTTGTGTCACCGTCTCCTTTGTGTGACAACATTGATAACATAAAACGGATGGAAGACAGAGGTGCCTCCGCAATCGTTTTACATTCATTGTTTGAAGAACAAATTACCTTATTAAGCCATGAATTGGATAGTAACCTTTCCTACGGCACTGAGAGTTTTGCCGAAGCCATTACCTATTTCCCCGATGTCGGCGATTTTAGGATGGGTCCCGATGCCTATTTAGAACATATACAAAAGGCAAAACAAGCTGTTTCCATTCCAATCATGGGTAGCTTAAACGGAGTATCTAAAGGTGGTTGGGTCGAATACGCCAAAAAAATTCAAGATGCAGGTGCCGATGCCCTTGAACTTAATATTTACTTTATTCCAACGGACCCCAACATGACAAGTGATTACGTCTCCAATATGTATGTAGACTTGGTTAAAGAAATTAGAAAAGAAGTTACCATCCCATTAGCAGTAAAAATAGGTCCTTATTTCAGTTCTTTGCCCAATGTTGCCAAAAGGCTTGCGGAAGCTGGTGCAAACGCTCTGGTCTTCTTTAATCGCTTTTATCAGCCCGATTTCGATCTGGACAATCTGGAAGTAGTACCACATATTAACTTAAGCACTTCCAACACTTTATTACTTCGTTTGCGTTGGGTTGCTATCCTGTACGGTAGAATTCCTATTGACTTCGCTATTACTGGCGGTGTTCATACTGCAGAAGACGTCATAAAGTCCATGATGGCGGGTGCCAAAGTAGCCATGATGACTTCCGCTCTTCTTAAATATGGCATCCCTCATTTGACAACGGTGCTGAAAAAATTGGAGCAGTGGTTAAACGAACACGAGTATGACTCCATCGAGATAATGCAGGGGAGCATGAGTCAAAAGTCCGTCACCGAACCTACTGCATTTGAACGAGCAAATTATATGCACGCACTTACTCGATATACCGCTGGTAGTTAA
- a CDS encoding M28 family peptidase — MINKILISEGESLQISKEIIKTVQYILENIGPREPGSESEYRTQKYLAEELSNYANSVVIEPFTVAPMGLLFFFPVTGILVFFSSAVLHRYPLLGLLGIVTSLIIIWFQFGQYRQLLDPFLPKKESNNVYAKWTPSNKNITQRIILCGHADSAYEMRYNQWGKLYLKLAVLSMILSILILLFLSLLFSYEYFKGEEILFIPERIRELSIIFGIIYGIIAISFIRFSRVVPGANDNLSGSITALEVLKWFSKHPFEIQNTEIACLITGSEEAGLRGAMAFVQRHKDELQSIPTVVVTIDTLGDLAELGIVIRDLNGLLHHHRGAISLLYQAGLDCGIALKPVSIFLGSSDATAFTRAGIPASGLVAMDPSPAKYYHTRYDTVDAMSEETLSAGLTVLIQTIKNYDTYGLPQNGPIPVLQKKHALEKSKELAIG; from the coding sequence ATGATAAATAAAATTCTTATATCAGAGGGAGAAAGTCTACAGATTTCTAAAGAAATCATTAAAACAGTCCAGTATATTTTAGAAAATATTGGTCCCCGTGAACCTGGCTCTGAAAGTGAGTATAGAACGCAAAAATATCTGGCAGAGGAATTAAGTAACTATGCAAACTCTGTGGTGATAGAACCATTTACAGTGGCTCCCATGGGACTACTCTTCTTTTTCCCAGTAACAGGCATTCTGGTCTTTTTCTCATCCGCAGTACTTCATCGTTACCCTCTTCTCGGACTTTTAGGAATTGTAACATCGTTGATAATTATATGGTTCCAATTTGGGCAGTACCGACAATTATTAGACCCATTTCTCCCTAAGAAAGAGTCCAACAATGTTTATGCTAAATGGACTCCATCAAATAAAAATATAACTCAAAGGATTATCCTTTGTGGGCATGCAGATAGCGCCTATGAAATGCGATACAATCAATGGGGAAAATTATACCTTAAATTAGCAGTTTTATCTATGATATTAAGTATACTCATTCTGCTCTTTTTATCATTATTGTTTTCCTATGAATATTTCAAAGGTGAGGAAATTTTATTTATCCCTGAACGTATAAGGGAGTTAAGCATTATATTTGGGATTATTTATGGTATTATTGCTATTTCCTTCATAAGATTCTCACGGGTAGTTCCCGGAGCCAATGATAATTTAAGTGGAAGCATTACTGCACTTGAAGTATTAAAATGGTTTTCCAAACATCCATTTGAGATACAGAACACAGAAATTGCATGTTTAATCACTGGCAGTGAGGAAGCAGGCTTACGTGGTGCTATGGCTTTCGTCCAGCGTCATAAAGACGAATTACAAAGTATTCCAACAGTTGTAGTTACTATTGATACATTGGGAGATTTGGCAGAGTTGGGAATAGTTATTCGAGACCTAAATGGCTTGCTCCACCACCACAGGGGAGCCATATCCCTTTTATATCAGGCAGGTTTAGACTGTGGAATCGCCTTAAAACCAGTTTCTATATTCTTAGGTTCCTCTGATGCAACTGCTTTTACCCGTGCTGGTATCCCTGCCTCTGGATTGGTTGCTATGGACCCCAGTCCTGCAAAGTATTACCATACTCGGTATGACACTGTTGATGCCATGAGCGAAGAAACATTGTCCGCAGGCTTAACTGTCTTGATACAAACCATTAAAAATTATGATACTTACGGACTTCCACAGAATGGACCTATTCCAGTTCTCCAGAAAAAACATGCTTTAGAAAAATCAAAAGAGTTAGCAATCGGTTAA
- a CDS encoding lysophospholipid acyltransferase family protein: MKHKPLYKPSSKLRAFFRLTLLFFVIAPILFSVRCLIYPTALFSERTDRKVRRYLLHTWSVIFVKLTGIQVEIKGTVPRVPCFLVANHISYIDALLLHYATRCIFVARGDVQHWPVIGFVAKMLYIIFIDRTNRLDTKRVSEEIKHALRMGDGVAVFAESRISCGKDVQTFRPALLSVPVEFNIPVYYASITYEKIEGTPPVSYFVAWWRPEPFAYHLFRLLGYRGFKARVIFGEEPLFGTDRKELANQLWQNVRKNFTPIQ; encoded by the coding sequence ATGAAACATAAACCATTATACAAGCCGAGTTCAAAGTTAAGGGCATTTTTTCGTCTTACATTGCTTTTCTTTGTCATTGCACCCATATTATTTTCAGTTCGATGCTTAATATATCCTACAGCATTGTTTTCAGAACGTACTGACCGTAAAGTACGCAGATATTTATTGCATACATGGTCTGTCATATTCGTAAAACTAACAGGTATTCAAGTAGAAATTAAAGGGACTGTGCCCCGTGTTCCTTGTTTTCTTGTGGCAAATCACATTAGCTATATCGACGCATTATTATTGCATTATGCAACCAGATGTATTTTCGTTGCTCGTGGCGATGTTCAACACTGGCCAGTAATTGGTTTTGTTGCTAAAATGCTTTACATCATTTTTATTGACCGAACAAACCGACTGGATACCAAAAGAGTTAGTGAAGAGATTAAACATGCACTAAGAATGGGCGATGGGGTTGCAGTTTTTGCAGAGAGTCGAATTTCTTGTGGAAAAGATGTCCAGACATTTCGGCCAGCTTTACTTAGTGTCCCAGTAGAATTTAATATCCCCGTCTATTATGCAAGTATTACTTATGAAAAGATAGAAGGGACACCACCTGTAAGTTATTTTGTTGCATGGTGGCGACCAGAACCTTTTGCATACCATTTATTCCGCTTGTTAGGGTATCGCGGGTTTAAGGCACGAGTTATCTTTGGAGAAGAACCACTTTTTGGAACAGACCGAAAAGAACTGGCAAATCAACTTTGGCAAAATGTGCGAAAAAACTTTACACCTATACAATAG
- a CDS encoding peptidylprolyl isomerase, with translation MNKIVFIPIVLVLGIVSIGFYSWFFAQPRLTRVQMAQAEEALKKLEQAKEISKENEETGKMENENTKKNTSVVEKKEETNPNTIPSAQEIPLEQMPEKAPDVFKVRFECSNGNFTIECHKDWAPIGVEHFYELLKVKFYDSARFFRVVPGFVVQFGLAGDPQLNMKYGEKTIKDDPVKQSNLKGTVTYAKSSLPNSRSTQLFINLADNVRLDSMGFAPFARVIEGMEVVESINPKHGEAPDQRMIRMQGNTYLNSMFPDLDYIKRAYFVK, from the coding sequence ATGAATAAAATCGTTTTTATCCCTATCGTGCTGGTTTTAGGCATCGTTTCCATCGGTTTTTACTCATGGTTCTTTGCTCAACCACGATTAACACGGGTTCAAATGGCACAGGCAGAAGAGGCATTAAAAAAACTTGAACAAGCAAAAGAAATCTCAAAAGAAAATGAGGAGACTGGAAAAATGGAAAACGAAAATACAAAAAAAAATACAAGTGTAGTTGAAAAAAAGGAAGAGACAAACCCAAACACAATCCCTTCCGCTCAGGAAATACCCCTTGAACAAATGCCAGAGAAAGCACCAGATGTTTTTAAAGTCCGCTTCGAATGCTCAAATGGGAACTTTACTATAGAATGTCACAAAGACTGGGCACCTATCGGCGTTGAACATTTTTACGAATTATTGAAGGTAAAATTTTATGATTCCGCACGTTTTTTCCGAGTTGTCCCGGGCTTTGTTGTTCAATTTGGGTTAGCTGGAGACCCGCAGTTAAATATGAAATATGGCGAAAAAACGATAAAAGACGACCCCGTAAAACAGAGTAACTTAAAAGGGACTGTTACGTACGCAAAAAGTTCGCTACCCAATTCCCGTTCCACACAACTATTTATCAATCTTGCAGATAATGTTCGGTTAGATTCAATGGGTTTTGCACCTTTTGCCCGTGTGATTGAAGGGATGGAGGTTGTGGAAAGTATCAATCCAAAACATGGCGAGGCACCCGACCAAAGAATGATAAGAATGCAAGGAAACACATATCTGAACAGCATGTTCCCTGATTTAGACTATATCAAGCGTGCTTATTTTGTAAAGTAA
- a CDS encoding SDR family NAD(P)-dependent oxidoreductase: MGKRFSEQVVLITGASEGIGSATAKVFAQEGAKVALIARRKEKLEQVKDEILKAGGSAEYFVADVTDYNQMTNAVAEIIKLWGKIDVVLANAGMGIPGHIAKLKVEDFRRQFEVNFFGVLNTMELTLPYLIQQKGRLGIVGSVAGRVCTPFSAPYCSSKYAVVALSECSYFDLKPLGVSVTCINPGFIGTEIRQKNKYGELTSRPDPVPSFLVYPVDKTAKQIVCAIYRRKPEVVITMHGKLSIFFARHFPRTYRFLVGLVPLKKAIKLPLPVHPFDDEKK, from the coding sequence ATGGGTAAAAGATTTTCGGAGCAGGTAGTACTTATTACTGGTGCGTCGGAAGGTATTGGTTCTGCAACTGCAAAAGTCTTTGCACAAGAAGGGGCAAAAGTGGCTCTCATTGCCCGCAGAAAAGAGAAACTTGAACAGGTAAAGGATGAAATTTTAAAAGCAGGAGGTAGTGCTGAATATTTTGTTGCTGATGTAACTGACTATAATCAGATGACAAATGCAGTAGCAGAAATTATTAAATTGTGGGGAAAAATTGACGTTGTACTGGCAAATGCAGGCATGGGTATTCCTGGACACATTGCTAAATTGAAGGTTGAAGATTTTCGGAGGCAATTTGAAGTTAATTTTTTTGGTGTATTGAACACGATGGAATTAACCCTACCATATTTGATACAACAAAAAGGGAGACTTGGCATCGTAGGCAGTGTTGCAGGAAGGGTATGTACACCTTTTTCAGCACCATATTGTAGTAGTAAATATGCAGTGGTAGCCTTGTCAGAATGCAGTTATTTTGACTTGAAACCTCTTGGGGTTTCGGTAACATGTATAAATCCAGGCTTTATTGGCACAGAAATTCGACAGAAGAACAAATATGGTGAACTTACAAGTCGCCCCGACCCTGTCCCTTCTTTTTTGGTCTATCCCGTTGACAAAACAGCAAAACAGATTGTTTGTGCGATATATCGAAGGAAACCTGAAGTCGTCATCACAATGCACGGGAAACTTTCTATTTTCTTTGCAAGACACTTTCCAAGGACATACCGTTTTTTAGTAGGTCTTGTACCTCTCAAAAAAGCAATAAAACTCCCATTACCTGTTCACCCATTTGATGATGAGAAAAAATAA
- the nifJ gene encoding pyruvate:ferredoxin (flavodoxin) oxidoreductase — translation MSRPMHTLDGNEAVATIAYQVNDVAAIYPITPSSPMGEFMDQWAAEGRKNMWGNIPQVVEMQSEAGAAGAVHGALQAGALTTTFTASQGLMLMLPNMYKIAGELTPTVFHVSARSLAIHALSIFGDHSDVMAARTTGFALLASASVQEAMDFALIAQSATLKSRVPFLHFFDGFRTSHEVVKIEMLTDKDIKAMIDEEYVRAHRERALNPDKPVIRGTAQNPDVYFQGRETCNPYYLACPAIVQEYMDRFAKITGRQYHLFDYIGAPDAERIVILMGSGCEAVTETIDYLVNHGEKVGAIKVRLYRPFDAEALIKAIPASVKKIAVLDRCKESGAPGEPLYLDVVNAVSEAYMNGEIKAIPKIVGGRYGLSSKEFTPAMIKGVLDELSKDQPKNHFTVGIKDDVTNTSIDYDPNFSTEDPNVVRAVFYGLGSDGTVGANKNSIKIIGEDTPNYAQGYFVYDSKKSGSMTVSHLRFGPKEIHSNYLITRANFVACHQFSFIEKYDVLKVAENNAIFLLNSPYGPDTVWDHLPKITQKRIIEKKIKFYVIDAVKVAREAGMGGRINTIMQTCFFAISGILPREEAIKAIKESIKKTYGKRGEAIVQKNWQAVDMTLDHLHEVQVPDNVTSTFDLAPPVPDEAPEFVKDVLAKIISGEGDELPVSKLPADGTFPTGTTKWEKRNIGLEIPVWDPDVCIQCGKCVMVCPHAVIRAKIYDPKYLEKAPPTFKSTEPKWKEYKHLRYTLQVSPEDCTGCGLCYEVCIAKSKKEVKNRGVTMQPQAPLREAERENWEFFESIPYFDRSHVNLNLVKDIQLLQPLFEFSGACAGCGETPYVKLISQLFGDRMLVANATGCSSIYGGNLPTTPWTTNAEGKGPAWCNSLFEDNAEFGMGMRVAIDTQLSYAQYLLKQLETQIGTEFVSALLTANQTTEEGIKAQRERVTLLKQKLSGLDNPLAKELLCVADVFVKRSVWVLGGDGWAYDIGYGGLDHVIASNRDINILVMDTEVYSNTGGQCSKATPRAAVAKFAAGGKPAPKKDLALMAMSYGTCYVAKVAMGANDAQAIKAFREAEAYPGPSLIIAYCHCIAHGYNLMMGLEQQKKAVATGHWQLVRFNPLLLNEGKNPLQLDSKGPTMPLQDYVYNETRYKMLSLSNPEMAKMLLDEAQKDVRIRWKLYEYLASMSCEELQEGMKNIQESAVENQTK, via the coding sequence ATGAGTAGACCAATGCATACGTTAGATGGTAACGAGGCGGTAGCAACCATAGCCTATCAGGTTAACGATGTTGCCGCTATTTATCCTATTACCCCGTCTTCTCCTATGGGCGAGTTTATGGACCAATGGGCAGCAGAAGGTAGAAAAAATATGTGGGGCAACATCCCACAAGTGGTAGAAATGCAAAGTGAAGCAGGAGCCGCAGGTGCTGTCCACGGTGCCTTACAAGCAGGTGCCCTTACAACCACATTTACCGCATCACAAGGTTTAATGTTGATGCTACCAAATATGTATAAAATCGCTGGGGAGCTAACACCAACAGTCTTTCATGTCTCTGCCCGTTCACTTGCTATTCATGCCCTCTCCATTTTCGGCGACCATTCCGATGTTATGGCAGCACGTACTACAGGTTTCGCCCTTTTAGCTTCCGCTTCTGTGCAGGAGGCTATGGATTTCGCATTAATAGCCCAGTCCGCAACACTAAAATCGAGAGTTCCATTTCTCCACTTTTTTGATGGTTTCCGCACATCCCATGAAGTGGTGAAAATTGAGATGCTCACAGACAAAGATATAAAGGCTATGATAGATGAAGAATATGTCCGAGCACATCGTGAGAGAGCATTAAATCCCGACAAGCCAGTAATCCGTGGAACTGCACAAAATCCAGATGTATATTTCCAGGGTAGAGAAACCTGCAACCCATATTATTTAGCTTGCCCTGCAATTGTTCAGGAATATATGGATCGTTTCGCAAAAATTACAGGCAGGCAATATCATCTTTTTGATTATATTGGGGCACCCGATGCAGAACGAATAGTAATCTTGATGGGCTCCGGTTGTGAAGCAGTAACAGAAACGATTGATTATCTCGTAAACCATGGCGAAAAAGTCGGTGCTATCAAAGTCCGTCTCTACCGTCCATTCGATGCAGAAGCACTTATCAAAGCAATACCTGCTTCTGTAAAGAAAATAGCGGTATTAGACCGTTGCAAAGAATCCGGTGCCCCGGGCGAACCTCTCTATTTAGATGTTGTCAATGCAGTTAGCGAGGCATATATGAATGGTGAAATTAAAGCCATTCCCAAAATCGTCGGCGGTAGATATGGGCTATCCTCTAAAGAATTTACCCCAGCAATGATTAAGGGGGTCTTAGATGAATTATCTAAAGACCAGCCCAAAAATCATTTCACAGTTGGGATTAAGGATGATGTTACAAACACCAGCATTGATTATGACCCCAATTTTTCAACAGAAGACCCCAATGTAGTTCGGGCTGTATTTTATGGCTTGGGCTCTGACGGTACCGTAGGTGCGAATAAGAATTCTATCAAAATTATTGGTGAAGATACTCCAAATTATGCTCAGGGCTACTTCGTTTACGACTCAAAAAAATCAGGGTCGATGACGGTGTCCCATTTGCGATTCGGACCAAAAGAAATTCATTCCAATTACCTTATAACACGTGCCAATTTTGTGGCATGTCATCAATTCAGTTTCATTGAAAAATACGACGTATTGAAAGTAGCAGAAAATAATGCTATATTCTTATTAAATAGCCCTTATGGACCCGATACTGTATGGGACCACTTACCAAAAATCACCCAAAAACGAATTATTGAAAAGAAAATTAAGTTTTACGTTATCGATGCTGTGAAAGTTGCCCGCGAAGCTGGCATGGGTGGAAGAATAAATACCATCATGCAAACATGCTTCTTTGCTATCAGCGGAATCTTACCGCGAGAAGAAGCAATTAAAGCTATCAAAGAATCCATCAAGAAAACGTATGGAAAACGTGGAGAAGCCATTGTCCAGAAGAATTGGCAAGCTGTAGACATGACATTAGACCATCTTCATGAAGTGCAGGTCCCTGATAACGTGACCAGCACATTTGATTTGGCTCCACCAGTTCCAGATGAAGCCCCCGAATTTGTTAAAGACGTGTTAGCAAAAATTATATCAGGAGAAGGAGATGAACTCCCTGTTAGCAAATTACCAGCAGATGGGACATTCCCCACTGGCACAACTAAATGGGAAAAACGGAATATCGGTCTCGAAATCCCTGTTTGGGACCCCGACGTTTGTATCCAATGTGGAAAATGTGTGATGGTTTGTCCACACGCAGTTATTCGGGCAAAAATATATGACCCGAAATATTTGGAAAAAGCACCGCCAACCTTCAAGTCTACCGAGCCAAAGTGGAAGGAATATAAACATCTTCGCTATACATTACAAGTATCTCCAGAAGATTGCACAGGTTGCGGTTTATGTTACGAAGTATGTATTGCAAAAAGCAAGAAAGAAGTGAAAAATCGCGGTGTCACAATGCAACCACAAGCACCTCTCCGCGAAGCAGAACGGGAAAACTGGGAGTTCTTTGAAAGTATTCCTTATTTTGATAGGTCGCACGTAAATTTGAATCTGGTTAAAGATATCCAATTACTTCAACCCCTATTCGAATTTTCAGGTGCCTGTGCTGGTTGTGGTGAAACACCGTATGTAAAATTAATTTCTCAGTTATTTGGCGACCGTATGTTAGTTGCCAATGCTACAGGTTGCTCCTCAATTTACGGTGGTAATCTGCCTACAACACCATGGACGACCAATGCGGAAGGAAAAGGTCCTGCATGGTGCAACTCATTATTTGAAGATAATGCCGAATTTGGAATGGGAATGCGAGTGGCTATCGATACACAACTGAGTTATGCCCAATATCTCCTAAAACAATTAGAAACACAAATAGGGACAGAGTTCGTTTCCGCCTTATTAACAGCAAACCAGACCACAGAAGAAGGTATTAAAGCACAAAGAGAACGTGTAACTCTGCTCAAACAAAAACTAAGTGGCTTAGACAATCCATTAGCAAAAGAACTATTGTGTGTCGCAGATGTCTTTGTTAAGAGAAGTGTATGGGTCCTTGGTGGTGATGGTTGGGCGTATGACATCGGTTATGGTGGTCTTGACCATGTTATTGCTTCCAATCGTGATATAAACATATTGGTGATGGATACAGAAGTATATTCCAACACAGGTGGACAGTGTTCCAAAGCAACACCTCGTGCCGCAGTAGCAAAATTTGCTGCCGGCGGAAAGCCCGCACCCAAAAAGGACCTTGCTCTGATGGCTATGTCCTACGGAACTTGCTATGTCGCAAAAGTTGCAATGGGTGCTAATGATGCACAGGCTATAAAAGCCTTCCGTGAAGCAGAAGCCTATCCTGGCCCTTCTTTAATTATTGCCTATTGCCATTGCATTGCTCACGGGTATAACCTTATGATGGGCTTAGAACAACAAAAGAAAGCAGTTGCCACAGGACACTGGCAATTAGTGCGATTTAATCCACTTCTGTTAAACGAAGGGAAAAATCCTCTTCAATTAGACTCAAAAGGTCCTACCATGCCATTACAAGATTATGTTTATAATGAGACCCGCTACAAAATGCTGTCATTGAGTAATCCAGAAATGGCAAAGATGCTATTAGATGAAGCTCAAAAAGATGTACGTATCCGTTGGAAATTATATGAATACCTCGCTTCAATGAGTTGTGAAGAGTTACAAGAAGGTATGAAAAATATCCAAGAATCCGCAGTAGAAAACCAGACTAAATAA
- a CDS encoding glycosyltransferase family 9 protein, with product MQSETIRLLDRWVGILLCFLLTIFNKICSLFSRVKGEIHNPKKIIFVKLIEQGAMVLAIPALERAKQWVGKENVYACVFKKNSFVLPTLEILPKENIIEIDTSNVFRLLRDVFRYMCKCRRIKIDTAIDCEFFSRGSAIITYLSGARARVGMHGFLNDTPYRGNLMTHKVTYNPYIHTAYVYLLMVEAIKEKPFEIPLLKIPFLHEPLIIPRYVPHPERKRKWEQRLGIDPTHGKKKPYVILTPNPCDLLRVRKWPFENYFSLCEKLIQRYPEIVFVLTGFAEEREELSKFERTFGTDYFINTAGETDFEDLLTLYNLCDVLVTNDSGPAHFATTSTIGIVVLFGPETPVLFAPIGDNVHVLYTNLACSPCLNAHNYRFSFCNNNLCVQMISVDNVFEEVCKSLSSFSTTVLDTNK from the coding sequence TTGCAATCCGAAACAATTCGTCTTCTTGACCGATGGGTCGGCATACTTCTCTGTTTTCTGTTAACTATCTTCAATAAAATATGCTCTTTATTTTCAAGGGTAAAGGGGGAAATTCATAACCCCAAAAAGATTATTTTCGTAAAATTAATTGAACAAGGGGCTATGGTATTAGCAATTCCAGCATTAGAGAGAGCAAAACAATGGGTTGGTAAAGAGAATGTTTATGCGTGTGTGTTTAAGAAAAATAGTTTTGTTTTGCCGACATTAGAAATACTGCCAAAAGAAAATATCATTGAGATTGACACATCAAATGTTTTCAGGCTTCTCCGTGATGTGTTTAGATACATGTGTAAATGCCGTCGGATAAAAATAGACACGGCTATAGACTGCGAATTTTTCTCAAGGGGTTCCGCAATTATTACCTACCTTAGTGGAGCCCGAGCACGGGTTGGAATGCATGGATTCTTGAACGATACGCCTTATCGGGGCAATCTAATGACACATAAGGTAACCTATAACCCTTATATACACACTGCTTATGTATATCTCCTTATGGTAGAGGCAATTAAGGAAAAACCATTTGAAATACCTTTACTAAAAATCCCCTTCTTGCATGAACCATTAATCATTCCGCGTTATGTCCCACATCCAGAACGAAAGCGGAAATGGGAACAACGGCTTGGTATCGACCCAACACACGGGAAAAAGAAGCCTTATGTTATTCTAACTCCTAATCCATGTGATTTGCTTCGTGTTCGTAAATGGCCATTTGAAAATTATTTTAGTCTATGCGAAAAACTCATTCAACGATATCCTGAAATTGTGTTCGTGCTAACAGGTTTTGCTGAAGAACGTGAAGAACTATCAAAGTTTGAAAGAACGTTCGGAACCGATTACTTTATCAATACAGCAGGTGAGACAGATTTTGAGGACTTGCTAACGTTATACAACCTTTGTGATGTTTTGGTAACAAATGATAGTGGACCAGCTCATTTTGCGACAACATCAACGATAGGAATTGTTGTATTATTTGGGCCTGAAACCCCCGTCCTGTTTGCACCTATTGGAGATAATGTGCATGTGTTATATACAAACCTCGCATGTAGCCCATGCCTGAACGCTCATAATTATCGGTTTTCTTTCTGTAATAACAATTTATGTGTACAAATGATATCGGTAGACAACGTTTTTGAAGAAGTGTGTAAATCTCTATCTTCTTTCTCAACGACAGTATTAGATACAAACAAATAA